Within Haematobia irritans isolate KBUSLIRL chromosome 2, ASM5000362v1, whole genome shotgun sequence, the genomic segment tgagaaggctgtcatgatggcaaatgttcgatgggagaattgtaagggttgtaacgacaccaagcaaatatggccccatttaaacttaaaccgcacactagatatgctagtgttctcgagacgccagatatcactcctggtatctgctataacggatcgctgcctgataggcgattttgcaaaaactattggtgcgaagtataatgactattgtatgagctgtcatgatgcggaggaaaaggaatcaataaaacacctcttgtgtgagtgtcctgcattttgtgtaagtcgtaagcaaattttaggggcatatagcttcagattactagcggacctggaaaacgttaacttaagcagtctgctaatgtttttggaacaatctggttggttcaacagaagaaaataatcgagaaggttcaacggttaaaactagaagtgcccatatgtaataggtacttttagttaatgtggtatcacaatggactgaatagtctaagtgagcctgaatcttaatcgggctgccactttaacctaacctaaccatcgtaGACCTGGATATGAAGCATCGTGAACCTGGTGCGATATTGAAATACCGGTAAACGTGGGCTATAATGAGAATATACCTAttagacgtttgacaacgattCAGCAAGAGTTAATATCACCGAACGCAGGAGCGATAATATGGGTTTCCATGATAGCAAATGCGGTGGTAAAAACAAATGAAGAGGGACTTATACCAGTTCGAGACCCGGCAGCTATTAGACGACAAGTTAATATTCGACAAGGGGCTGTTGTTCTTGTAACAgtttgtgatttcatccatttttatgttatgaGCTTGGAACTATGCCACTaaggtgtccagagtgatctggtggtgaatcgggtaggtttagctgtgctagagaaaaaaaaaaatgacgcgTGTCATGTGCCCGTTGGttgcagatgggacacacgtcagctacgctgctatcaattacTGATAGATAGAAATGGAGGCGGCTGCACATGCCTAATCTTAGTTGGgtcaaaactaccctagtcttgcGTGGGAGGTttcttcctccggtgctatgtgcggtggtcggactccgagaacaggattaatcttgtagcttctcaccgcttcagctacagtatcctcatgaatcctgttcagacctgcctggtatgctgcctgatctagaggttcTCTTTTGGAACTATGTTAAGCCAACCTGAAGTCCTATGAAGGCTTAACTTAAGCAATTGTTCATTTGGAGTTCAAAACCAAATTAAGTAGAAAAAGACACaaacattatttcaaaaaatttattatttctagttttacaaaaaaaaaaaaatacaaaacttatAAATTCGGTTACGAAAATGTATTTAAAGATAGGTATATTTTTTAGTCTACCAAACGTATAATGTTAACAATGCAATTGTACCTTCATTTGTGGTATACTTTGCTGGAAGCGTCATATCTATGGTACTATGTTTGCATTATATAGCGAAAATGTAAATTAATCGAAGTGAACGTATTTATCAAATGTACTAAACTAAATGGAAATGTGTACACACAATATTTATTGAGTTCTTTAGAATGCGAATAGTAGCTTTtaattttcccatattttttcatttagaaagcgaacatagtacctatttTCAActtattttattacattttttctatTGTGAATTTGGTATAAGACGGCGGCCAGGAGCTAGCAAAACATTTTGCTACGGCATTTATTCGCACCAATATTACAAATTAGATGATAAATTCAGACAAAAGAAGTATGAGTGAATTGTCATACTACAGAAAGTGTGTGTAGTTGTGATAGAAATTCGTATTTGTTAATATACGAAACTTATTTTGGGGGTTGACATAAGTACATTCCATTCGCAATATatcaaatattgttttcttcaaTTCTGTCTTTACTTTTCtggttattttgtttgtttataaacGGCATTAACATCCAAAGACTTGCGCCAGCAATTAATATAAGTCCTAACGTGTGGAATAGTGGGTTATATATTCTAACTGACTCAAACCAAAGGCCACATATGGGAGGACCGATTAATTGCAATATTCCGTTGACAAAAAGGCTTATTCCATACGAAGATGTCAAACGTTCACATCCCAACATGTCTGCCATTATAACAGCAGTGATTCCAACATAAACACCAGAAGCCAAGCCAAATACAGCGCACCAAAAACTCACCATTCCGTAACTTGTAGAAAATGGGAGAATCGCAAGACTAATACCCGAAATCGCTAAACCACCTATAAAGTACCAGGTTTTCGGTATAAATCCCATATCTGATAGAGCAGATCCTCCTATACGTCCAATTAGATCTGTTGTTGAAACAATTGATATGAGGTAAGCCGCCAGAGATTTGTTAAATCCAAGTGCTACGCCGTACGCTGGTAAAAGTATTATAAAATTCGTATATCCAATTGCATTAGTAGAATTGGAAATTAATATCACTAAGTACGTGGGGTCCGTAAGTaagcttaaatcaaaaaattttgttcgtttACAACTGTCTTCATCTTCTTCCATATTTCCATCCAATATGCGGTCAGCATTAGCAGCTGTGTTTGTTGGTGCTCCACTTGCAACGGATCGTAAAGATAGATGTGATGAAAATTCTTTTGGTTGAAATGAAAGAGTGCTGCCATGGTAGGGAGTACTGACATATTGGAAACTACTTGTAGATGGTGATAAACGAGATAAACGGTTTCTAGAATTGTTTCTCAAGGCATTTAATCGTTCAAGTTTATTACTTGAGCAACCACCCTCTGGAACGGCGTACAGTGAAGACTGTGAGTTGAGTTGCCCGGGTGTTGTAAATGTTTGATTTCGTTGTGGTAGACGAACAGGCGTGCTGACTTTACGAATTCGTGAAGAAGACGAGGGATGAAACTCGTCCTGATTTCTCCCTATGCTTTGAACAACGGTAGCAGAAGCACTTCTTATGAATTGAGGATCATCAACATCCAAACCATAGTTTTGCAAGTCGCATGGTGGTGATTGATAAGACATTAGAGTTTTACTGCCCCCGTGTTTTCCATCTTCGTTCGATTCATCCACCGATTCAAACTTAAGCACTATGCCGATGTCTTCTTCTTCAATGTCATCGagtattttcttcatttttggGACACGTACTAAGTGTCGCTCGACGGGTTCATAAAAAATTGCGGCGACAAACACATTTAGTGTTATACCTCCCATGATCAAAACAGctcctctagaaaaaaaaaaacaatatatataaataccCACAAAAAGTTACTTATTATATCATTCGATTAAGACTTAGCATTAGAAGAATAAAGAAAGACATATTTTAGCATATTGGGTCGAAAATCTTTGTAGTTCTCCTTTTTTGTTATCGAATACATCGTTGTCGTACGCATTAtgctttgtttttattatacccttcaccaccactgtggtataGGGTATTAGAAGTTAGTGTGTTTtcaattcaaacatttatttaatcaattaagcCCTCTTGGACCATACATCGTTTATTATACCGATCATCttacaattaaattctgagtcgatttagcgatgtctgtctgttcatgtatttttgtgtgcaaagtacaactcGCATTTTAGATTCGAttgtactcaaatttggcatagggtcttaTTTCGCTTCAAAGGTGATCCCTTTTGATTTTCAATATGAATTTAATTGGGCCCAGACGCCAGATTTTTgcctttatttcttaaaattttgcacaaatagtATAACTGATAATattgtcaagtgtgtcaaatgtcagttcacatttagatatagctcccatatatatcattcgcccaatTTAGATTCATAGGGCCAAGTTTCGTTCCGATTTACTTGATATTTTGCCCAGagagaattaatatttttgtaatatgtgccaaatttagttcaaattggttaagatttggatacagctcccatatatgtacgcctgatttgtggaaaatttcatattttacacCCATCTTCAACGAGATTTTACTCCAATTGACTTGACTTTCTATCTAAGTGTGTCGAATTTGATCTAAagtggatcagatttagatatttttccgatttaggcgtcagcgatcatttccccagactttccacagaatcggATAAGATTTAGATAAGTTTCGGACTTTCGTAGATTGCGCTTGATGTggccaaatattgtcacaaaccCCACAATTGACTACCTAGCTTGGCGAGATATATCCTATATCATTGTAAAATAGCCATTGCtacgtagcaaaaattgtaaaaattctcAAATGTACGTACACCTCTTATACAAATGTATCGCCCAATAGATCATAAATccacttttgtacaattgcatgaaAGTGGATCTTGCTTTATGTTTCTCATatagtttactaacattgtttttCGTCCTAGGGTGTAAGTCTATatagattttatgtctattttttagaagtattaaatcggttcatattcaaatatttgtatatgggaatagatACCTTTTTGTAGCTCCAACAAATTTGAACGATTTAAGATgccatcaaaaattttggtgtacatagttgtgaagggtataatgtcggccccgcccgactttagttaCTTGTATTTTAGATGGAATCGTTTTATTGTTATATGCAGGGAGTTGGTTTTTTTGCGAGTAAACATATAACACTCGCGTAGTTagttatttggaaaaaatacaaataatttagaaaaattgtgtgtttcatttgtataaaagttatttctcatttttagttcatgtcTTTAAAGTAAGCAAGAACTAGTTCAGATACTGAACATTTCCtacattgtacaaaatttaacgaataccaattaatttttataaactaagaTAAAGTGATACCGGCTATAGACATTTTACTTTTTCTGAAGGAAGAAACCGTAACTTATTCAATTTccaatttagtttatttttttagaaatttatgtAATATTTCAAAATACTGTAAAATGCAAattgtattaataaaataatactcATACTCAAACGGTACTAACGGGACACCTTCACACAACGTCAGGACGAACCCTAGAGAGGGGGGAGGTGCTGTATACGATATATATTGAGTAAATGTCAATATCTATTATCATGTAACATATTCTTATGTGAGATAACAAACAGTTGTATTATTCATTGGACACTGCTATAATACGCctttttaattgaatccatttttataaatattatatttgtcgCTGTTTACATTGCTGTGTACCGCTCAATATAATAATAGGGTCAATGCCCAATTACATATTCGGTTATGTTCTTGATTTCCCTTCAAATAGATTTCACCTTCCGCTTTGATTTGATTATAGCTACTACACACTGAAAAATGCGCTTCCTCAAAATTTTGCAGCATTGTCGTTTCGAACATACATAAAATCAGCTGCTTTTAAGTAACCCTAATATTTTTTAGCAACAAGTGAAAGGGAAATCTTTGTCAATTTGTTGTATATTTTGCAATCTTGTTTTAGAGGGATTTCATGCTAGTTTATCATTTACTTCGGTctcaaattctttttttttttggaaatacgaAAAATTCCACTAAAAAATTCAGTAGCTTGCAGAACAACCCGACGTCTTTCATGTGAAACCAAGAACATAACCGATTATTTGTTGACCTTACTCATATAATCACTACATCTAGAAACTCAGAACAATAATAGTTTCGGAATAAATACCTGTAGCTGTATGTAACAAGCAACCATCTCAGCACTGGGGGTAATATAATCGATCCAAGGGCGCTACCCGATATACAAAGTCCATTGGCAAGGCCACGATACTTCACGAAATAAGATGTAACTATATACACGGTGGGTGGAAAAGACAAACCAGCACCAATTCCTACTAGAAGGCCATAGCTAAATATGAACTTtgattgaatgaaatttcataaaaatgtatgtattataCTAACCTTAAATACAAATAAGTAACTGACGACGCCCAATAAGACAATATCATTCCAAGTGCTGCAGATGCTCCACCTAATACTGTCACAGTTCTATACGAATACTTTACAGAAAGAATACTAGAAACCGGACCTAAatgatatatacatatatatattacgTAGTAAACAATCAAACTGTTTTactcaaagacaataaacttggggaagacaggaaattggcttgcgtcataccaaatgttgcatttactatgttagttccatacatgttttttatttgattttcgtttttattttttaaatgaaaaactttattttcttaatgaaacaatgttcaattttagcaacaataaaaaaaattaaattttcccctttgtggaaatttat encodes:
- the hrm gene encoding solute carrier family 16 member hermes; this translates as MEKNNLLNKQQNYMNIKTETNGDNDIYEKKAALICTKTKEDFIEYDLVPPDGGWGWLVLAGSMMVNILIPGTIKSFGVLFVEFLEAFEASPATAAWIPALCYFLYSSLGPVSSILSVKYSYRTVTVLGGASAALGMILSYWASSVTYLYLSYGLLVGIGAGLSFPPTVYIVTSYFVKYRGLANGLCISGSALGSIILPPVLRWLLVTYSYRGAVLIMGGITLNVFVAAIFYEPVERHLVRVPKMKKILDDIEEEDIGIVLKFESVDESNEDGKHGGSKTLMSYQSPPCDLQNYGLDVDDPQFIRSASATVVQSIGRNQDEFHPSSSSRIRKVSTPVRLPQRNQTFTTPGQLNSQSSLYAVPEGGCSSNKLERLNALRNNSRNRLSRLSPSTSSFQYVSTPYHGSTLSFQPKEFSSHLSLRSVASGAPTNTAANADRILDGNMEEDEDSCKRTKFFDLSLLTDPTYLVILISNSTNAIGYTNFIILLPAYGVALGFNKSLAAYLISIVSTTDLIGRIGGSALSDMGFIPKTWYFIGGLAISGISLAILPFSTSYGMVSFWCAVFGLASGVYVGITAVIMADMLGCERLTSSYGISLFVNGILQLIGPPICGLWFESVRIYNPLFHTLGLILIAGASLWMLMPFINKQNNQKSKDRIEENNI